TTGAAAATGAATATATTTTAAAAGAGAAAAAAGAAGAATTAATAGAACTTTTACAATGTGAGCATGAGTTGGATAGAGAACTCTTTATACGAAAATACATTCTGGATGAAGATATCAAAAGCATATGTAAAGAATTTAATTTATCAAAAGGTGCAATTTATAATAGATTATGGCGTACTAAAAATTCACTCATGAAAAAGTTAAATATTTCAAGTGAAGTGGAGGTATCAAAATGAATTTTAATTTAAATGAAGATGATATTTTAATGCTTTTAAATGATATAACTATAAACGAAAATGAATTTAGCGACATGGAATTTAATGAAATTGAAAAGAAAAAAATCTGCAAAAATATTGTTAGTAAAGTAAAACCTAAGAAATCTAAAAGTAAGAGAAATTTTATTGCAGCAGCAGTTATCCTTTTGATAAGTATTTCTTTACTTATATCTCAAAAAAATGTTTTAGCTAATATGATAGAAAAACTTACTGTAATATCTGGTATCGGAGAAGTAAAAATTTCTTCAGATAAGCCAAAAATTCTTAAAAATAGTCTTAAAAAAAATAATATAACCTTAGCTAATATGTATGTAGACAACAATAAAATTATAGTCACTTTAACTATTGAACCAGAAGAACTTAAACCATCTTATTACACTATTAAAGACGAACATGGTAATTTCTACGAACTTAATAGAAGCGACAATCTTGCTCTTATGCCAGATAATCACATAGGTTCATACAAAGCAGAATACCATGGTAAAGTAAAAAAAGCTAATAAATACACTTTAAATATTATAGATAATGATAAAAAACTTACTAAAGCAACTTTTAAACTAAAAAATTCTGATTTTAAAGAAGCTCCTGAAACAAAAATCTTATATACTGCAACTAATGGAATAACTACATTAAATGTTACTTCATTAAAAAAGGAGGGAAATATTTTAAAAGTAGATTATTATTTTACAGATAAATTACCTGATTTTAAATGTAAAACAATTGATACACTTAATTATGGAACCTTTGAAGAAGCTAAACAATGGAGTTTACAAGAATATGGTTTTAAAGAACCAATTAATACAAAATTAATAAATCATAATCCTACAGAAGCTCCTAGTATTATTATTTCTGATGAATATAATAACGCAATATATGGACATAACAATACTAATTATTTAGATCAAGAAAATGAATCTTTATTCGATTTAAGCAAACTCACTGGTAAAAAATTTAAATTAACTGTTTTAAATGTAAATTATCGCATTCAGAATGATGGCAGGAGTAAAAATAACGATTTTAAATTTGAATTAAATGTTCCTAAATCAGGTAAAAGCATATTGAACAAATTAGGTGAATATAAGGGAATTAAATTTAAAATTATTAGTATTGAGCGTTTATCAGATAGTAGTATAGAATTAGTTTACAATTATGTAAATGACAAAAATTCAAAATTGCGAACTTCAACTATGTGGCTTAGCAGCTCTACTTTGGGGGAAAATGGTTGTGATTCTACTAAACCATTTAATGATGATAATACTATTAAGACGATTATGAAGCGAAAAAACATCATAGGTAACAAATTACAATTAAATGAAATGAATGCATTTTTCTCTTCAGTTGGTCCTTTTGAAATAGATATAGATCCGTCAACAATCAAATAATTTTAACTGTTTTTTCTTGAAAACTTAGTTCCTATTTTTTAATAATAATTAAATTTACTTTTTGACAGAATTGAACCTAAATAAATGGGACTGTCGCACTAAAAATAAATCCTACAATATATTCCTTAATGCGACAGCCCCCTTTCTTTTTTAGTATCCTAAAGTATCTTGTATCTTCTCTCTTTCTTTTATATACATACCTCAAAGATTCTTGTCCTTTATTTTTCTACATACTTAATATTGCCTAAATTATCTAACTTTCCTTTATCAATGCCTAATTTCTCTAAACTATTTTTGTTTACATATATTTCTGTTTTACTTGTCATTTTTATTGGCATTTTAGAAATATCTTCTCCTTTTAATACTGCTACTGCCATTTTTCCTGTTTCATAACCTAATTGATAGTAATCAATTCCCACTGTTGCCAATGCTCCAGATTCTACACTTCCCTTTTCTGCTGCAATTATAGGTATTTTAGCATCTAAAGTATGTTTTGCTATTATAGGCATAGATGATACTACTAATTGGTCTGTTGGTACATATAACACATCTATTTTATTTACTAAATTAGTTATAGCATTATTTATTTCATTAGTACTTGTTACTCCTGCTTCTATAATTTCATATCCCTTTGCAGCTTTTTTTAGTTCATTTAATTGTACTCCTGAATTAACTTCACTTGTATTATATATAAATCCTATTTTCTTTGCTTTTGGTACAAGATTCTTTAATAATTTTAACTGGTTTTCTACAGGTAAATAATCTATAGTTCCTGACACATTTTTACCTGGTTTTTCTAGAGAATTAACAAGTCCCGCTTTTATTGGATCAGTAACAGCGCTAATTATTATAGGAGTTTGCTTTGTAGCGTTAAATACACTCTGAGCAGCAGGTGTTCCTATGGCAAAAATCAAGTCTTTTTTATCTGAAGCGAATTTTTTAGCTATAGCTTGGGATACTCCTATATCTCCTTGAGCATTTTTATAATCTATTTTTATATTATCTCCATCTTTATATCCAGATTCCTCAAGAGCTTTCATAAACCCCTTTCTATTATCATCTAATGCTACATATTCTACTATTTGATTTATTCCTATATTCAAAACCTTATCTTTTTTTGTTGTCTTTCCACAGGCTGTTAAAGTTAAAATACTAATCGTTAATAATATTACTGTTATCAACTTTTTCATAATATACATCTCCTTTAATATTTATATTTTTTAAACTGCATATTCAAATTTCTTTAATATATCTTCTACCCTTAGATCTTTCTTTTCTTTCTCATTTAAATCCAATATGATTTTTCCTTTATGTAACATAATGAGTCTATTTCCATAGTTTATAGCATCTCTTAAATTATGAGTTACCATTAATGAAGTTATATTTTTTTGAGTTACTATTTTTTCAGTAATCTCCATAACTTCACCGGATGTTTTTGGGTCTAATGCTGCAGTATGTTCATCTAAAAGTAATACTTTGGGATTATTCACACTGGCCATTATCAATGATAAAACTTGTCTTTGACCTCCAGAAAGATATTTAACTTCTATATCTAACATTTTTTTAAAATCCAGGGATATATCATTTAATAATGATTCCAAATAATCATCTTTATATCTAAGACAATATTTAATATTAGTAAGTTTCCCTTTATTTAAGGCTAAAGATAAATTCTCTCTTACTGTCATAGAAGGACATGTACCTAACTCTGGATTTTGAAATACCCTACTTATAGTTTTAGTTCTTTTATGTTCTGGTAATTTAGTTATATCCACTCCTTTCAAAATAATATTTCCAGAAGTTTCTTTAACAACTCCTGATAATATATTTAGCAAAGTAGACTTACCCGTGCCGTTACTTCCAATTATGCTTACAAAATCTCCCTCATTAATAGTCAAATTTAAGTTATAAAATAATTTATTCTCACCCATATAAGAGTTATGAAAGCTTTTTGATAAATTTTGAATTTCTAACATTTTTAATCCACCTCCAACTTTTTTCTTCATATCTGTTATCAATTTCTCTAAGAGCCAAAAATACTATAATAATTAGTGATGTTATCATCTTCAAATCCACTGTAGTAAGACCTAAAGTCATAGCTAAATATATTGTTCCTTGGTAAATAATTGTCCCCATAATTACCATGCTAGTTTCCTTAATAAATGATTTTCTTTTAATCATAGATGTTCCAATAATTATTGAAGCTATTCCAAGTATCAAAGTTCCTATTCCCATAGAAGCATCACTAAAACCTTGATATTGAGCCATAATTCCCCCTGAAAAAGCTATAAGTCCATTAGATATCATAAGTCCTAGTATTTTAATTTTTCCAACTTCTATCCCCAAAGACTTAATCATTTGAGAATTATCTCCAACTCCTTTTAGTAAATAGCCTAATCCTGTTTTTAAAAATAAATCAATTAAAATTTTAATTAATATTACAATGAATAACATAATCACTAGAGGATTAAAATCATAAAATATATTTTTTTCGCTAAATATTGGAATGTTAGCCTTTCCCATAATTCTTAAATTAAATGAATACAATATTCCCATTACTAAAATTCCAGAAAGCAAATTTGATATTTTAATTTTTACATTAAGTATTCCTGTAAGTAATCCTGCCACTAATCCTCCTATTAAAGCAACTATGCTAGCAGTAATTGGGGACACTCCTTTTGTTAATAATACAGCAACTATAGCAGCTCCTAATGTAAAGCTTCCATCTGCAGACATATCCGGGAAATCTAGTATTTTATAACTTATGTATACCCCCATTACCATGATTGATAAAATTAAACTTTGCATTAATATACTTGATACTACTTCCATAAAATTCTCCTCTCTATTTTTAGGTACAAAAAAGCCACATGTTACCCATGTGGCTTTTAGAAAATACAAATAAATAATATCCCAAAATCGAAAAAGCCACATAGATTATCTATGTGGCTTTCTATATATATTATAGAAAAACTTATCTTAGCCAGCATAGATACAAACCATTCAATTGCACTAACATGCATGAACTGTGGGGTTTGTATCTATGTTAAATTTTAAAGATACAAACCCTATCTAAACTGGCTATTAAAGACTACATTAATTTTTAATGCTAATAGTTTTCCCATAATTATTTCCTCCTAAAACTTTTTTAAAAGTTTATCATGTGAATTTGATTATGTCAAGTGTATTTTATAATATAAAATCCCATTTTTCTCTTCCATTGTCACTTCACCTAAAGCTCTAAGATGTTCCAAATGTGCATGAGCCTCTCCTGCTGCAAACCATTTTTGACTTTTAGGGAAATCATCCCAACCTTTGCTTTTAATATTCCAATGAAGTTCTTTTGTTACTTTTCTTACGGTACAAGCACCAAATTTTCTTAGTACTTCTTTAATTTCATCTAATCTTTCTCGATGGTGAAGGCAAAGTTCATTGATCCTTCTGCGATGATCCTCTATTAAAAATCTGTGAGATGAAAACAAATAATCAATATCCATATTATAAACACATTTTAAATTTTTAAGATATGTTCCTAACATATCACCATATTCAAATCCCCAAAATGTAATATTAGGAGTAATCCTTGCCAAAATATGATCTCCACAAAATAATATTTTATGTTTTTTCTCATAAAGACCAACCATTCCTGGAGTATGACCCTTTAAATCTATAATTTCAAAATTGTATTCTCCAATTTTAATATATTCCCCGGGAATTGCAGGTTTAAAATTTATATAATCCATTGGTCTAAATTTATATCCAGGATTGTCTTCAATCTCTAATGCTTCCTCTTCTAATCCCTGCCACTTTGCTCTTTGAATAGTACCTTTCCACATAGGACCGGATTTTTCTGTACTACCATTTAATAAATCGCCATCTATTTTACTTATATATATAGTAAGACCCATATCTTGAAAGTATGCCGCTAGTCCCGTATGATCTGAATGAAGATGTGTGAGAAAAAGAATAGTATTTTCAGGCTTTAAATCTAATTCTTCAAAGATTTCCATCATACGTTTTTTGTATCTTCACAATTAAATCCTGTATCTATAATCATAGACTTATCTTTTCCCTTAATAATATAAAAATTTAAATATTTCAAGGGACTATTTGGTAATGAAAGTTCTTGTAAATAAATATTTTCATATGTTTCTCTCATTTTTTTCTCCTTCCCAGGTTCTTATTACTTTAGCTGTTATTAGTCTTATTTATGAACAAGACACAACTAATTCTTAAATGAATAGCCCTTTTGCTCATTGCATATGTTATAAATTTATAGGCCATTCATCTCAGCACTAAAATACAAATTATTCTGCCGTGTATATAAATCTTTCTACTACTTTATATTAACTTTAGATAAAGTAATATGCCAACTAAAACTGTGCTTTATTTTTCTCTAAACCATTCCCAATAATTCCTTTATATTTTATAGTATACCCCATATTTAATATCATTTAAATAAAACACTGTTTAATAATATTTTAACTAATAACAAGGGTTATAAAATCACTTAAATGCTATAAATTATGGAATATCCAAACCATAATTTAATCATTTATCCACTATAATTGATGGATTAGTAGATTTACAAAGGAATAAAACTATTTCTAAAATTGTAGAAAATATTATAACTGTAAAAGGTAAAAGTTGTATCTATAAATTTTTAGGTCCTTCTCAACAAAACCATACTCTATTAAATCAAAATGTAAGTAATTTATATGAATTTCTTGAATATAATTAGTAAAGATAGAAATAAATATCACCCACTAAATAATATCCTTATTTTATATGGAGGTGCTTGAATTGAAAAAAATAATAAAAAAAGCTTCTATCGGTGTTCTAACCTTAGGTTTACTTTTAGGTATGGGATTTTCCAATCCTGTTAGTGCTCGTCCTGTATGCGGATGCCCTGATCCTGCTATAGAGAGTTGGAAAATAGATAACTGCAACATACACTATGTTTGCAGAAATTGTGGTTGGAGATGGACATGGAATACTTGTAAGTAAAATTAAAATTTATTTATCTAATGTAAAAAATAAAGAGGATGTTGCATGAAGGAATTTAAATACAATATACTATTTTCGTAAATTTAAAGTTAATACAATATATTGTAGAATTTATTCTCATAGCAATGGCCTCTTTATTTTTAGTTTTAAATTTTACACAATACACAAATTTGTCAAATAATTTTAGTTATTCAATTTTTATGAATTTATTCATTCCATTTCTATCCTTATCAAATAATTTTTCTACCATATTATAAATTTATTCTTTCTTTTAGTTCACTTATTACCTTTTGTTCTTCTTTTTTCAAACTAAAAATATATTTATTAAATTCAGCATATAGATCCTTTTCATACTCATCTTTAAGACTTAAATCTGATATATATTTATATAAAAGAACTATTTCCATTTTGGATAAGCTTTTGAAAAACGTAATATATTCATCTCCAAATAAACAATCAGCATTTAACATATCTAACAAATCTTCTAGGCTTTTAATATTATCTTTAATCAATGAAATTTTATCTTCCACTAAAAAACACTCTCGAATTTCTTCCGTTATCTTTTTAAATTTAGAATTGGCCATTTTTTCACCATCAATATATTCTATCATTTCACTAGGCTCCTCTTTATTAAAGGATATGAATACTTTTTCTAATTTATTTAATTTTATCCTTTCATTTATCAGTAGAGCTATATTTGAAATATCCTTCTTTATATAAATCATCAATTCTGTATTTTTAAGCTCTAAAACTTCTAAGCATATTTTTGCATCCTTTATTAACTCTTCCTTTAATTCTTCTATAGATAGTTCTTCTAACTTATTTTTAATAATCTCTATATCTAAATTATTAATATTAAGGCTGCTTAAACCTTTATTACATATGACTAACCCTAGTGAATTAATAAGTACCAGTTCAAATATATTTATAAGCAACAATTCACAATCTTTATCATAACCCTTTAATAATTTATTAACTTCATCAATATCAAATTTATTACAAAACTCATTTTCTAAACTTAAGTCATATAAATAATTATACACATATTCAATGCCTATAAAGTTCATAGTATCAATGTAAAGCTGATAATCTATTGAACATCCTGGAGTTTCATGAGGTGCAAAAAAATCATCATATTCTTTAAAAAATAGAGAAAAGCCATCATCTACAGTATCATTATAAGAATAGTTATCAACCTTAAGTTTATTTGACCTAACCTTCTTAAATAATTTCTCACATTCTAATTTTTTATTCTTAATTAAATCCTGTCCCATCTTTAACATATCAGATAGACTAGTATGTTTTAATTCTTCTGTTATTAACTCTATATTATTAAAGTTTTTCAAATAAATTCCTATAGTATAATCAATGCATTGTAAAATACTTTCAGCCACCTCTGTCATAACTGAACTACTCTCATCTTTTGTGTAATATTTTAATTTTACTCTTAGAAGCTCCATTCTTTCATAATATATTCTAGCTAAAGTATTATTATTTAGTAACTTGTTCTCATAGCAATTTATTAAAATATCTTTTAAAAAACTTTCCTCACTAAATTTATTCTCTATAGAATAGTTGTACTTTTGAATAGTGTTCCCCATAACTCATCAATCCTTTTCATTATCAAGATTTGTATAGTCCTTAAAACCACTTTTTATATTGTTAGCAATTCTATATAATGCTTTTCCTTCTAAAATTTCTAATGAGCCTTGACAATAGTTATCAAAATTTTCTTTCATAATTTCTATTAATTCATCATCACTTATATAATCTAAAGTTTCATTCTTATAGTTATAAAAGATTTCTACAAGTTCATTTATCGTTTCACTGTAATTATATTGGGATATATATGGTGAATCACGAAATGACGTAATAATTTTGTTTATAATTTGACCATTAAATTCTATTCTTCCGCTTTTTTCAAGCGCTATATTTCTAGTATCAATAATTTCTTTTACATCTTTTTCTGAAAGCTTCAATCCATATTCTCTTGTAATCTCGTTGCACTGAATTATGTCATTAAAAACTTGTCTTTCTAGTAAATTGCTTTGAAATAAATCAATAGAATTTTTCATTTTAAAATTTCCTCCTAAAAGGTATTGACTTTAGTCATTAAATATGTTATTATGAAATTAGTGTATTTTATAATAATCAATTGTACCATTGATGCCTATTTTTGTCAATGTGTTTTATGACGTATAAAAAGAGTATCTTCTATTTTTGAAGATACTCTTCTTTATTTAAATTCCTATAGAATTCTTAAAATCTCTTAATATAAAAGCTTATTAATGGCTTCCATTTACTATCTTAAACCCTCTATTTTTTAACATTATTTCATGTTCTTTATATTTATCACATTCTACCTTTATACAAAGTGATAAGTGTATAGTATCTACATTATTTTTCTTCAACTGACTTATCTTATGCTCCCAATCCTCATCTGAAGTTTTAGTTTTTTTGCAACCAATACAGTAAAAGAAACTACTAAGTACAGGCTTATTATTTTCATATATTTTAAAAGCCGCTGTTGAATCATTATATGCTTTAAAACATCCTGTGCCTGAACATTTTCCAACTAATTTTCTACACGCCATTATCGCTATAGCCATAAATAAAGCTACCTTCCCTTCTAAATAGTTTTAAATCTAATATAAATAGGATCTTCTTGTGCATAAACCGTGCTATCAACTTCATAAATTTCTTTAATAAGCTTAGTTGTTAAAACTTCTTTAGGTTTCCCACTAGCAGCGATTCTTCCTTTATGCATAACATATATCCTATCGCAATAAGCTGCTGCCAAATTTAGATCATGAATAGCTACTAAAACAGTAATACCTAAAGATTTAACTAAATTTAATATTTGAATTTGATATTTTATATCTAAATGATTTGTAGGCTCATCTAATATAAGTAATTCTACTTGTTGAGCTAAGGCACGAGCTAGCAATACTCTTTGTTTTTCTCCTCCTGATAAAGTTGAAAAACTTCTCTTAGCATATTGAATCATATCTACTTTTTCTAACATTTCTCTAACAATTTTATAATCATATTCATTATCCTTTTCCAACATCTTTTTATGAGGACTTCTCCCCATAAGCACCATATCTTCTACTTTAATATCAAAGGCAACATGATTAAATTGACTCACTACACCAAGCTTTGTAGCCATATTTTTTATGGGTATAGTAAAAATATTTTTTCCCTCTAAATATATAGTTCCTAATTTAGGTTTATAAATACGATATACAGTTTTTAATAAAGTAGATTTACCACTACCATTTGGTCCAATAATCCCTACAAATTCTCCTTTTTTAACGCTTATGCATGCATCTTGTACTACAGATTTATTTTTAAATTCTACATTTATATTTTTAATATCTAACTTCATATTTTATTACTCCTCTCCGAAACTATATGCACGCTTTATTATAATGTACATAAAAAATGGAGCTCCTATTGCTGAAGTTATAATGCCTATTGGCATTTCCATATTTTTTAATATAATACGTGATATTACATCTGCCCATACAAGAAAAATGCCTCCTATAAGCATAGCTACAGGCAAGTTCTCTTTATGATTAGAACCAATTAAGCTTCTAGTTATGTGAGGAATTACTAGTCCTATGAAACCTATAATTCCACAACTAGATACCAATGTTCCAGTTAAAACTGCTACTATAATCATATATAATTTTCTATATTTGTTTAAGTCTATTCCTAAAGTTGTAGCAGCTTCATCTCCTAAAAGCATAATATTCATAATACGGCTCTGACATATAAAAAGGATAGCTAAAAATATTACTATTATAGTTGGAAGTAATAAATTATTCCACTTGGCTCCTGTTAAGCTCCCCATAGTCCATTCTGCAATAGAACGTACTGCATTATTATCATTAGTAAGATATATCATCAAACTGGAAAAAGCTGAACATATAAGATGAACAACCATACCAGATAATACTAACTTTATAGGTGTCATTCTTCCCCCTACACTAGATAATCTAAATACCATAATAGAGGCAATTAATGCTCCTATAAATCCCCAAAATGCTAATCCTAAATTTTTAAATGGTCCTATCAAAATATTTTGTCCTAACAATATAAAAAATGTTACTCCAAATGTAGCACCAGAGGAAATACCAAATATATAAGGATCCGCCAAAGGATTTTGAACTGTAGCTTGCATTACAACTCCTCCTAGAGCTAGTCCTATCCCTGCAACTACTCCAAGTAAAACTCTAGGTAATCTTATCTGCCATACAATATCAACAAATGTACCATTAAAGCTATCCCCTCCTACATTAAATACTTTATTTAGAATAACCTTATATACATCAATTGCTGGTATTTTTACTGATCCAATGGCCACTGCAAGAACTATTGATACTGCTAAAAGTATAGAAAGTCCTATTACAATCATTACATTGCTTATTCTCACTGGTTTTAATTCACTATTATGTTTAATTTTTTTTAAAGAACTATCCATATCTTATTTAAATAATTCAGGATATAATTCTTTTGAATAATGCTCTACTGCATCAACTGTTCTTACTCCTCCAGCCCATGTTTCTGCTAAACCAGTGATAACTATTTGTTTGTTTTTAACAGCATTTACATTAGCCAAAGCCTTGTTTTCAGTAAGTATTTTAGCAACATCTTTATCATTTGCTTTCTTACCGTCTCCAAAATGTACAAGTATAATAGCATCAGGATTAGAAGATACTATATTTTCTAAGCTCATAGAACCTGACTTTTCTGCCAAATTTTCTCCACCTGCTTTTAATACCATATCTCCAACTAAATCATTTTTTCCATATACTCTAAATGAATCTTTATTTTCACTTTCAAGAATTAATACTTTTTTCTTTTTATTAAGTTTAGAAGTCTTTTCTTCTATTTTACTTAATCTATCTTTTAAATCCTTAACATACTTATCAGTTTTATCTTTTGCCTTAAAAATAGTACCTAAATCATCAATATCTTTAAAAGTATTTTCTACTGTAAAATTTCCTACTGTTTGTACTGTATTACGTTGAACAAAAGTATTAACTTTTCTTTCGTTCCATTCTTTTATATCTCCTAAAGTCTTATCTGCAAATACACTTTTCCATCCCAAAATTAAATCTGGTTGTTTTGATAATACCTGTTCCTTAGTTGGATATTTCTCTGATAGTACAGGAACTTTTTTATATTTATCTTTCAATCTATCTAATATAGGGTTATCAAGATAACAAGTTCCTACTAAATGCTTTTCTAAACCTAAATCTAACATTAATTCTGTAGTGGTTTGATTTGTACTTATTACTTTTTCTGGTACTTTATCAAAAGTTACCTTAATTTTTTCTCCAGCATAATTATAATTAGTTACTGTAACTGGATAATAAGATTGTTTGTCCCCTTTTTGTGATGAAGTTTCAACCTTATCTTTGTTCTGGTTGTCTTTTGCTGTATTATTTTGAGAGCATGCACTTAAAGAAATCACCATAGATGCAGTAATTGCTCCTAATATTAATTTTTTGTATAATTTTCTTATTCCTTTTCCCTTCATAACTTACTTCCTCTTTTCTAAAATTTTTTTAATATTCACTATAAACATAGTTCTCGACTTCGGAGGTAGTTTTTACTCCCACTGAAGCTTATTAACAGAATTCTTAGGAGTTCTACTCTTTAGAAATCGTTATCCTTTATGAGAAAATGGTTATCCAAATACTAGTCGCTCTTTACTTCCACTTTGAAAAAGATGAGAGTCCAAATCTTCCATTTGGTACAAATCCCTTTCACAGAGATGGTAATATTAGAGCTGTTATAGTCATCGAATAAATTATATGAAAACACAAATAAAAAACTCCCTAACTACAAATAGCTAAAGAGTCACAAATTATACAAATAATCCATAACCAACCCCTCCTATACTCGTAGAATTGTGGTAAAGAAATAGGCAGGTCTTCTGGCTCAAGTATCATAATTTTCTTCTGCCTTCCCATTTTTACAACAGTGACTTAATTAAAGAAAACTCCTCTTTTACAGCGGCGGTACCGCGTGGGACTTACACCCAACTTCCCTTTTAATTAATAAATAGATTTCTAAGCTTTAGAGGGAGTTTTTACTCCCTCTAAAGCTTAGAAATCATTATCCAAAGACGTAGCCGCTCTTTACTTCCACTTTGAAGAAGATGGGAGTATTAGAGCGGGTAGTCATCGGATAAAATATTATTAAACCTATTTCTACATTTTTATAATTTTCTATAAATTTTTACAAGTTATTTTAGCATAAACATAATTTTATATCAATATATTAATTTAAAATTATACTCCACAATCATTTCTATCATCATCTACTGCTATATCACAGCTTATATACATGGTAAACCAACTTCATCACTACGCTTTAATCTATATCAATTACTTATTTTCCTCATAATTTAAACATTATTTTCCCTAAAAACTGTTTTTATTTCATTGTGTTTACTCCAAATTTGAATTTTCTTCGTGGAAAACTATTTATTTCTTAGTTATAGAAAGCTAAGTACTGCTAAAATGCTGAAAAAAGAGATAATAATGGTAATTATATGTAACAATAAGTTGAAAATTTAGGAAATATATTGTAATATATTAAAGTATCATTATTTAAGTAAGGAAGTGGAATCATTGTTTAAAAAAAGAAGTAAAGCATTTTTTATAGGCCTCATTATAGCTACTATATACTTAATTTATATAATATCATACTTTTATGGTATACTAGGTGACGGTAATACAGCAGAACAAATAGGTAGTGGACTAGCTACTGCACTAGTAACACCACATATAGTAATTTTAGCTATTGGTGTTATGTTTGGATGGTTAGCATTTGGATTAAGTAGTTCAGGATTTGCTTTAACTGCATCTATATTATACACTGTTGCAGGAGTTATGTTTATTCCTTATATATTCTTTGTTATTCCAAGCATTAT
Above is a window of Clostridium sporogenes DNA encoding:
- a CDS encoding ATP-binding cassette domain-containing protein: MLEIQNLSKSFHNSYMGENKLFYNLNLTINEGDFVSIIGSNGTGKSTLLNILSGVVKETSGNIILKGVDITKLPEHKRTKTISRVFQNPELGTCPSMTVRENLSLALNKGKLTNIKYCLRYKDDYLESLLNDISLDFKKMLDIEVKYLSGGQRQVLSLIMASVNNPKVLLLDEHTAALDPKTSGEVMEITEKIVTQKNITSLMVTHNLRDAINYGNRLIMLHKGKIILDLNEKEKKDLRVEDILKKFEYAV
- a CDS encoding ABC transporter substrate-binding protein; its protein translation is MKKLITVILLTISILTLTACGKTTKKDKVLNIGINQIVEYVALDDNRKGFMKALEESGYKDGDNIKIDYKNAQGDIGVSQAIAKKFASDKKDLIFAIGTPAAQSVFNATKQTPIIISAVTDPIKAGLVNSLEKPGKNVSGTIDYLPVENQLKLLKNLVPKAKKIGFIYNTSEVNSGVQLNELKKAAKGYEIIEAGVTSTNEINNAITNLVNKIDVLYVPTDQLVVSSMPIIAKHTLDAKIPIIAAEKGSVESGALATVGIDYYQLGYETGKMAVAVLKGEDISKMPIKMTSKTEIYVNKNSLEKLGIDKGKLDNLGNIKYVEK
- a CDS encoding ABC transporter ATP-binding protein is translated as MKLDIKNINVEFKNKSVVQDACISVKKGEFVGIIGPNGSGKSTLLKTVYRIYKPKLGTIYLEGKNIFTIPIKNMATKLGVVSQFNHVAFDIKVEDMVLMGRSPHKKMLEKDNEYDYKIVREMLEKVDMIQYAKRSFSTLSGGEKQRVLLARALAQQVELLILDEPTNHLDIKYQIQILNLVKSLGITVLVAIHDLNLAAAYCDRIYVMHKGRIAASGKPKEVLTTKLIKEIYEVDSTVYAQEDPIYIRFKTI
- a CDS encoding DUF6179 domain-containing protein produces the protein MGNTIQKYNYSIENKFSEESFLKDILINCYENKLLNNNTLARIYYERMELLRVKLKYYTKDESSSVMTEVAESILQCIDYTIGIYLKNFNNIELITEELKHTSLSDMLKMGQDLIKNKKLECEKLFKKVRSNKLKVDNYSYNDTVDDGFSLFFKEYDDFFAPHETPGCSIDYQLYIDTMNFIGIEYVYNYLYDLSLENEFCNKFDIDEVNKLLKGYDKDCELLLINIFELVLINSLGLVICNKGLSSLNINNLDIEIIKNKLEELSIEELKEELIKDAKICLEVLELKNTELMIYIKKDISNIALLINERIKLNKLEKVFISFNKEEPSEMIEYIDGEKMANSKFKKITEEIRECFLVEDKISLIKDNIKSLEDLLDMLNADCLFGDEYITFFKSLSKMEIVLLYKYISDLSLKDEYEKDLYAEFNKYIFSLKKEEQKVISELKERINL
- a CDS encoding DUF6323 family protein, with translation MKNSIDLFQSNLLERQVFNDIIQCNEITREYGLKLSEKDVKEIIDTRNIALEKSGRIEFNGQIINKIITSFRDSPYISQYNYSETINELVEIFYNYKNETLDYISDDELIEIMKENFDNYCQGSLEILEGKALYRIANNIKSGFKDYTNLDNEKD
- a CDS encoding ABC transporter permease, yielding MEVVSSILMQSLILSIMVMGVYISYKILDFPDMSADGSFTLGAAIVAVLLTKGVSPITASIVALIGGLVAGLLTGILNVKIKISNLLSGILVMGILYSFNLRIMGKANIPIFSEKNIFYDFNPLVIMLFIVILIKILIDLFLKTGLGYLLKGVGDNSQMIKSLGIEVGKIKILGLMISNGLIAFSGGIMAQYQGFSDASMGIGTLILGIASIIIGTSMIKRKSFIKETSMVIMGTIIYQGTIYLAMTLGLTTVDLKMITSLIIIVFLALREIDNRYEEKSWRWIKNVRNSKFIKKLS
- a CDS encoding CGGC domain-containing protein; its protein translation is MAIAIMACRKLVGKCSGTGCFKAYNDSTAAFKIYENNKPVLSSFFYCIGCKKTKTSDEDWEHKISQLKKNNVDTIHLSLCIKVECDKYKEHEIMLKNRGFKIVNGSH